A region from the Leptospira venezuelensis genome encodes:
- a CDS encoding LA_0442/LA_0875 N-terminal domain-containing protein, giving the protein MPYRWLFAISFLIVSHSLFGSSLTLKNGKVLQGKVVNQTRTEVQIEVDGKVLTIPKTEIAELNLKDTPKQEVKKDPVKPKDEPKKTEEEAAVQRWYQKPRWDYSLRSAVVPGWGIWKADKKYRASATFVAVVGAAYLVVKAQNDFSSAKSAYEENARNYFIFALNDPVLALPANTTQRLIGAFLVNKGAFNHYQGLAEESNNYQYLFGIAYGLQLFYSYYLGVKAEQGIAEGPSSGFRFSFAPSYQPMTVGGNGLGWNGELKYEIRY; this is encoded by the coding sequence ATGCCTTATCGTTGGCTTTTTGCAATTTCTTTCCTAATCGTTTCTCACTCCCTTTTTGGCTCTAGCCTAACCTTAAAAAACGGAAAGGTGCTACAAGGGAAAGTGGTAAACCAGACCCGCACGGAAGTTCAGATCGAAGTGGATGGAAAGGTTCTAACCATTCCAAAAACAGAGATTGCGGAATTGAACTTAAAAGATACCCCTAAGCAGGAAGTGAAAAAGGATCCTGTTAAGCCTAAAGATGAGCCCAAAAAAACCGAGGAAGAAGCGGCGGTCCAAAGATGGTACCAAAAGCCTCGCTGGGATTATTCTCTAAGATCTGCAGTTGTTCCGGGTTGGGGTATTTGGAAAGCTGATAAAAAATACAGGGCTTCTGCAACATTTGTAGCAGTTGTAGGGGCAGCTTATCTGGTAGTTAAGGCTCAAAACGATTTTAGTTCTGCTAAAAGCGCTTATGAGGAGAATGCAAGAAATTATTTCATATTTGCATTGAACGATCCAGTCCTTGCTTTACCTGCAAATACTACCCAACGTTTGATTGGAGCTTTCTTGGTGAACAAGGGTGCATTCAACCATTACCAAGGGCTTGCGGAAGAATCCAATAATTACCAATATTTGTTTGGGATTGCTTACGGATTACAGCTTTTCTATTCCTATTATTTAGGAGTAAAAGCAGAGCAAGGGATTGCAGAAGGACCGAGCTCTGGTTTCAGATTTAGCTTCGCGCCTTCTTACCAGCCAATGACCGTTGGAGGCAATGGTTTAGGTTGGAATGGGGAACTCAAATACGAGATCCGCTATTAA
- a CDS encoding RNA polymerase sigma factor encodes MSETLFFEKLYNKNKDHLFSFIRRSVQDESTALDLLQDTFLNFFKHYSGKELPDEQVSRMILFRISRNLMINHGKSYYQKNVALVGEETSSLFGSKGQGPESQVLDEMEAQNLGKIISELLSALPEEQKTAIELRYSQGCKLEEIASVLDLSVSGVSRLLERAEKQLLQEGKKRGIQPSSFLKS; translated from the coding sequence GTGTCTGAAACCTTGTTTTTCGAAAAACTATACAATAAAAATAAGGATCACTTGTTTTCATTTATTCGGCGCTCTGTCCAAGATGAATCCACAGCCTTGGACCTATTACAAGACACCTTTTTGAACTTCTTTAAACATTATTCCGGCAAGGAATTACCGGATGAGCAAGTTTCCAGGATGATATTATTTAGGATCTCCAGGAATCTAATGATTAACCATGGGAAGTCCTATTATCAAAAGAACGTTGCTCTCGTTGGTGAGGAAACTTCTTCTTTATTCGGCTCCAAAGGTCAGGGTCCTGAAAGCCAGGTCCTGGACGAAATGGAAGCCCAAAACCTCGGAAAGATTATAAGCGAATTATTAAGCGCCTTACCGGAAGAACAAAAGACCGCCATAGAGTTACGTTATTCCCAGGGCTGTAAATTGGAAGAGATAGCCTCCGTATTGGATTTATCCGTATCAGGGGTCTCTAGGCTTTTAGAAAGAGCCGAAAAGCAGCTTTTACAAGAAGGAAAGAAGAGAGGCATTCAACCTTCTTCTTTTCTAAAATCTTAG
- a CDS encoding FecR family protein: MERMTPEFQTFAELLKKSLPDSKAPDFDPKWIGMSPRFSVEANIMQSPTKDNVVQLSGSKNKVWFLAAAAILFVGIGAGTYFTIFKKEAAPVAEGALLKAAVVFVKGDAKNVKESPVALHLGDILSEGDKIVTGKGGSIDIGLTDSSVIRLKENSELILKSLRQTDSSQIRISLMSGKILNLVEKEKKNANYFVDTPTVVAAVRGTSFEVNASDKESSVFVVEGAVEVTPLIHDKSERALITGGLIIVTNEKVIVIEDQKRAKGEGPEYGDMRKNLSGLDKEVLATTQNLKTAKTEQELEELYDKSIEHIIMKDGRDIRGVVVSQKKGKLIVQTLKGSYILDENSVEKIIY; encoded by the coding sequence ATGGAAAGAATGACCCCTGAATTCCAAACATTCGCAGAGCTCCTCAAAAAGTCTCTACCGGATTCTAAGGCACCGGACTTCGATCCAAAATGGATCGGCATGTCTCCTCGCTTCTCTGTGGAGGCAAATATCATGCAATCTCCTACTAAGGACAATGTAGTTCAACTGAGCGGCTCCAAAAATAAAGTATGGTTCTTAGCTGCGGCAGCAATCTTATTCGTAGGAATTGGAGCCGGAACTTATTTCACTATTTTCAAAAAAGAAGCCGCACCTGTAGCAGAAGGTGCTCTGCTTAAAGCAGCGGTCGTCTTCGTTAAAGGCGATGCAAAGAACGTAAAAGAATCTCCTGTCGCATTACATTTAGGTGATATACTTAGCGAAGGCGATAAAATCGTAACTGGCAAAGGTGGATCTATCGATATCGGTCTGACCGATTCAAGTGTAATCCGCTTAAAGGAAAACTCTGAGTTAATTCTTAAAAGTTTAAGACAAACGGACTCTTCTCAAATTAGGATTTCCCTAATGTCAGGTAAAATCCTGAACCTAGTCGAGAAAGAAAAGAAAAACGCAAACTACTTCGTAGATACTCCTACTGTGGTGGCTGCGGTCCGAGGAACTTCTTTTGAAGTGAATGCTTCCGATAAAGAATCTTCTGTCTTCGTGGTCGAAGGTGCAGTCGAAGTAACTCCTTTGATCCACGACAAATCCGAAAGAGCATTAATCACCGGCGGATTGATCATAGTCACAAACGAGAAAGTTATAGTGATCGAAGATCAAAAACGTGCTAAGGGAGAAGGCCCTGAATACGGCGACATGCGTAAGAACTTGAGCGGTCTTGACAAAGAAGTTTTAGCAACTACTCAAAATTTAAAGACTGCTAAGACCGAGCAAGAGCTGGAAGAACTTTATGATAAAAGTATCGAACATATTATCATGAAAGACGGCCGCGATATCAGAGGTGTTGTGGTTTCTCAAAAGAAAGGAAAGCTGATCGTTCAAACTCTAAAAGGATCGTATATCCTGGATGAGAACTCGGTTGAAAAGATTATCTATTAA
- a CDS encoding DoxX family protein gives MLYNLFQTKEGLGPVFLRLGLAICIFPHGAQKALGWFEGAGFYTAMDYFTNTLGAPYVLGIMVIGFEFIGTICFVFGFLTRFWALGLAITLTVAGFTHRDYGFFMNWFGDKGGEGFEYHILAVSAAISLLYRGAGSFSFDKKLGEWSV, from the coding sequence ATGTTATATAATTTATTCCAAACGAAAGAAGGCCTAGGGCCTGTATTCCTAAGATTGGGTCTTGCTATTTGTATTTTTCCTCATGGAGCCCAAAAAGCATTGGGTTGGTTCGAAGGTGCGGGCTTTTACACTGCCATGGACTATTTTACGAATACACTCGGTGCTCCATATGTTTTAGGGATAATGGTGATAGGTTTTGAATTCATCGGAACGATCTGCTTTGTATTCGGATTTTTGACCAGATTCTGGGCCTTGGGACTTGCGATTACATTAACAGTCGCGGGCTTCACTCATAGAGATTACGGTTTCTTTATGAATTGGTTTGGGGATAAAGGCGGAGAAGGTTTCGAATATCATATACTGGCAGTTTCTGCAGCGATTTCCCTTTTGTACAGAGGAGCTGGGTCCTTCTCCTTTGATAAAAAATTAGGTGAATGGTCTGTATAA
- a CDS encoding ABC-F family ATP-binding cassette domain-containing protein: MLQFIDIKHRFGSSTLFENFSWHIKPGSKIALVGPNGSGKSTLFKMAVGELNPEEGLVSRSKHTEISLFQQIPDFNFEARVIDTALSKHKHYNEYIKRAENIHARMDRTDHDSPEFTSLLEEQSSLEEYAFTYGVHELEAQAKKIIGGLGFSNDQMEKKVKEFSPGYQHRLGLAIAILNPGNLLLLDEPTNHLDHASKAWLAEYLVDTNRSFVLVTHDPEFLNATTDTIAELNPSGVLEFKGTLEDYFEHKNELLDKLRLQFKKEEAYLKKRTEWIERFRSKATKAKQVQSVIKKLEKRDKVDEPEDSFWNSKTEYRFNYTPCGNLSFRIENASFAYEKGGKNIFSNAELHVSNGDKIAIIGPNGAGKSTFLRNILGIHKLTEGSVTFGPKTKIGYFSQNHHEHLDPEKNLLETILSVYPDLPDVEARKLLGYFSFSDDRVFKKVGLLSGGEQSRLRLALLVRFSSNTLFLDEPTNHLDLVVRDNLKRALQEYPGAVLVISHDPDFLKDLCTRTVSVSNGKVKDLNTSFSDYLKFPPEELEAEGGFTVKAPAENAGSENKSRSQKNADKNRVKKIQKEIEQIEAKIALLEKNKSNSEELLADPEFYKKRSYQMELDTYNETKKEISKLTETWEKLQIEMEELSSVV; this comes from the coding sequence ATGCTACAATTCATCGATATCAAGCACCGGTTCGGTAGCTCCACCCTTTTCGAAAACTTTTCCTGGCATATCAAACCAGGCTCCAAGATTGCCTTAGTAGGACCAAACGGTTCTGGCAAATCCACTCTATTCAAAATGGCCGTAGGAGAACTAAATCCTGAAGAAGGATTGGTTAGTCGCTCCAAACATACGGAGATCTCTTTATTCCAACAGATCCCTGATTTTAATTTCGAAGCAAGGGTGATCGATACTGCACTTTCTAAACATAAACATTATAATGAATATATAAAACGTGCCGAAAACATTCATGCTAGAATGGATCGCACGGATCATGATTCTCCAGAATTTACTTCTTTATTAGAAGAACAAAGCTCTTTGGAAGAATATGCATTTACTTACGGCGTCCATGAATTAGAAGCCCAAGCTAAAAAAATCATCGGTGGTTTAGGTTTTTCTAATGATCAAATGGAGAAGAAGGTCAAAGAATTTTCTCCGGGCTACCAACATAGACTTGGACTCGCAATTGCAATTTTGAATCCTGGGAACCTTCTTCTTTTGGATGAACCTACCAACCATTTGGATCACGCTTCTAAGGCTTGGCTTGCAGAATATTTAGTGGATACAAATCGTTCTTTCGTTCTGGTTACACACGATCCAGAGTTTTTAAATGCAACTACTGATACAATTGCTGAATTAAATCCTTCCGGTGTTCTTGAATTTAAAGGAACATTAGAAGATTATTTCGAACACAAAAACGAACTTTTAGATAAGTTAAGACTTCAATTCAAAAAAGAAGAGGCTTATTTAAAGAAAAGGACTGAGTGGATAGAACGTTTTCGTTCCAAGGCTACAAAAGCAAAACAAGTCCAAAGTGTTATTAAAAAATTAGAAAAAAGGGATAAGGTAGATGAACCTGAAGATTCCTTCTGGAATTCCAAAACAGAATATAGGTTCAACTATACTCCTTGCGGGAATCTATCCTTTAGAATAGAGAACGCTTCCTTTGCTTACGAAAAAGGTGGGAAGAATATTTTCTCAAACGCAGAACTTCATGTTTCTAATGGAGACAAGATCGCGATCATCGGCCCGAACGGTGCTGGTAAATCCACATTTTTAAGAAATATTTTAGGAATTCATAAATTAACCGAGGGTTCGGTTACATTCGGACCTAAAACAAAAATCGGCTACTTCTCCCAAAACCACCATGAACACCTGGACCCTGAAAAAAATCTTTTAGAAACAATTCTTTCAGTGTATCCTGATCTTCCGGATGTAGAAGCACGAAAACTATTGGGCTATTTTTCTTTTAGCGACGATAGAGTTTTCAAAAAAGTGGGACTTCTCTCTGGGGGAGAGCAGAGCAGATTAAGATTAGCACTACTAGTAAGATTCTCTTCTAATACTTTGTTTTTGGACGAACCTACCAATCACTTAGACTTAGTAGTAAGAGATAATTTAAAACGTGCACTCCAAGAATATCCTGGAGCTGTTTTAGTAATCTCTCATGATCCTGATTTTTTAAAGGACTTATGCACAAGAACCGTTTCTGTTTCTAACGGGAAAGTAAAGGATCTGAATACCAGCTTTTCGGATTATCTTAAATTCCCGCCGGAAGAACTGGAAGCGGAAGGCGGCTTTACTGTAAAAGCCCCCGCCGAAAACGCTGGCAGCGAAAACAAGAGCAGATCCCAGAAGAACGCTGATAAAAATCGGGTTAAAAAAATCCAAAAAGAAATAGAACAAATCGAAGCTAAGATCGCTCTATTAGAAAAGAATAAATCCAACTCTGAGGAACTTCTCGCAGATCCTGAGTTTTACAAAAAGCGCAGTTATCAAATGGAATTAGACACTTATAACGAGACTAAAAAAGAGATCTCAAAGTTGACCGAAACCTGGGAAAAACTGCAAATCGAAATGGAAGAACTTTCTTCCGTAGTATAA
- a CDS encoding rhodanese-like domain-containing protein — MNPKELKSRLDARKSGSDDFYLLDVRNPNEQEISTIDGTDLLIPVSELPARIGELDSWKSSGKEIIVYCRSGARSANACGVLKSTGFSKVFNLDGGILLYSDEVDPSLAKY; from the coding sequence ATGAATCCGAAAGAATTAAAAAGCAGATTAGATGCCAGAAAATCGGGGAGCGATGATTTTTACCTTCTGGATGTGCGTAACCCTAACGAACAAGAGATCAGCACTATTGACGGAACTGACCTTTTGATCCCAGTTTCAGAATTGCCTGCTCGTATCGGAGAATTGGATTCTTGGAAATCTTCCGGAAAAGAAATTATAGTATATTGTCGTTCGGGAGCAAGATCAGCGAATGCCTGCGGAGTTTTGAAATCTACAGGTTTCTCCAAAGTATTTAATTTAGATGGCGGGATCCTCTTGTATTCAGACGAAG